AAGTTTGCTTGGGGCCAAGCCGgcgcccctcccccgcccccgccccctgcACCTGCTCCGAGCCGGGCGCGCGGAGCGGGCCCCCCCTCCGGGAAGGGGGGagggggccgggggcgggggccGGGTGGCGGACGGGGGGGCCCGGGAGTGGGGGGAGCGGCTACTCACGAGCCCCGGGCGGGCGGCGGCGgagcgggcggcggcggcggcggcggcgggcggcgggccGGCGGCGCGGGCGTCAGCGTTACGTGGGGCCGGGGGAGATGCGCCGGGCCCCGgcccccccgcccccggcccggcccccgccccctccccggtCCCCCGCCCCCGGCCCTGGCCCGCATTGTGTGCGGCGGGAGGCGGCCCGGCCATTAGCATGCGGGGGGCGGCGCGGCGGGGCTGGGAGCCGCGCGGGAGCCGGGCTCTGGCTCCGGGGACTGGGAGCTGGGGACCCCGGGAGCCGCGAGAGGCGGCCGCCAGGGGCGGGGTGCGGGCGGTTTGGAGACGGGGGGCACTgtcggagggagggaggaagggagggagcggGGGTGGGGCGCACAGACGATTCCAACAGGAGACTGGAAGAGATTTTGAAAGGTCATCTCGTCCTTCCCCCAGCCTCTAAGCAGCGCTGCCCCTCCCACCCTAAACCCGGACATACCAGGGAAGGAGTTGGCTCTGCCGCTCTTTCTGCCCCAACATGCACAGACTCGGGAAGTTCTTCCTGGGGTTTTATCTCAAAGCCTCTCCCTTAcaatttttgtctctcttttgggggaggaggaggggcgaTTATAGAGATAGTTAATGTCGGCCGTATAAGAAACATTATTAAAGTTACTCCTCGGTCCTTTCCGTTCTTGATAAACAattcctgctccttcctctcgAATTCTATTTTCCATTCCTCAAGTCACTTTCATGGCTCTTcaatacaacaaatatttactgagtgcttactaagtgccaggcactgggctcagCGCTGTGGGGGATGAAAAAGAAGTGGTATCTTCCTTCCAGGCGATTGTAGTCTAGACTACAAACTGGTAAGTAGTGTACTCAGACTTAGTCAATGTTTACTGAATTCCTGTTAACCTAGCCAATAGTATATAATCTTTCCAATAACCCTCTATCATAAAATTAGTCCCCATTTACAAGTAAGAAAAATGAGGCTTCAGGGAGTCTCTTTCTCCAGTGGCCTGCAGGCTCCAGGATCCTCAGTGCAAGCCCAACATCTCACAGCGCCagcaaataaaattaatgcaCATGGGAATCGAGGAGGAGTAGACACACAACGGTTTTCTGGATCCCTTTAAAATGTGACTCCCACTCGCTGGGAAAGAAAAGAGTAGATACGATGCCCCGCCAATGTTGGCACAGCACGGATGGGGCAGAAGTGGCTTATAAAAAGGTCACTTGCTTCCCAGGACCCTGCCTCCTGGTACTAACTTCTGGGGTCCTCTGGCACAGTCCCCTCTTATCGTCAGCaacaagaaataataatagtgatgATGACGATAGACACTAACATTGAGCACTTACGTGCCAGGTTCTGGGCTAAGCTCTTCTTCCATGCTGAAAGCAACCCCTTGAGGCTGGTATTATTCAACATccttttacagataagggaaCAGAGAGATTAAGCAACTTGCCAAGGGCACCCAGGTAGATCTGGGATTTGAACAGAGATCTGGTTGCCTCCAGACCTCAGGCTCTGTACCAAGATGGGCCTTTCCTGTTATATCTTTAATCTATAGAGTATATTTGGGCCCAGCTGGTTGTGCGTCTGACTGTAGAAATGTGTCCCCAGCTTAGCTTCTGAATAACACCTTCAGTGTATGAGCATCAGGTTTATCAGTGTGACCTCATCAGCACCACTAAAGTTACTAAGCACCCACCCCTAATCAACAACTCTTCACAGTCATATCGTTAGCCCCCTTTTATCAGTGAACAAACTGAGGTTCAAATAGGTAGAAAAATGTATCTAATAGGCCacacatagtggctcacacctgtaatcccagcagtttgggaggccagggaaggggTATCTCTTGAGCctacgagtttgagaccagctcaggcaacatggtgagaccctgtctctacaaaaaatttaaaaattagctagacccagtggcatgtgcctgtcatcccagctacttgggaggctgaggcaggatgattatttgagcccagaagatggaggctacagtgagccatgatcatggtactgcattccagcctgggcaacagtgagcccctgtctcaatataataataataataataataataataataggctgggtatggtggctcatgcctgtaatcccaacagtttggaaggccaaggcaggtgaatcactggaggttggtagttcaagaccagcctgaccaacatggagaaaccccatctctaccaaaaatacaaaattagccaggcatagtagcacatgcctgtaatcccagctacctggagggctgaagaattgcctgaacccaggaggcaaaggttgcggtgagccaagatcaagccattacattccagcctgggcaacaagagtgaaactccatctctaataataataataatggatcaAAGATCACACAGATGGAAAAGCAGCAGAGCTAAGATTTCAGTCCAGGTCTGTCTGGCACCTTCtctctcaaaaatattaattgttGCAATAGTATTCTTTCCAAGACTCACTATTTGAGGaccatctatatatatatatatacatatatatctatatatatgtatgtccaGCTGCAGGTTATCATTGAATCAAAAACAATTCCCACTATAAACAGGACCCCCCCATCCACTTAGTGTTCAATTCACAGTAAAACCTtcaagaaagggaagggagactGTCCAGAAAGTAAGAGGCAAGAAAGCCACTGGAATTCAACCTTACCTGTTCTGGGGGCAAAGCTGCAAATAGTAATGACAGGGGACCAATCCAGACAAAAAGTAGGGTCTCTCGGGAAGGACAATTAATGTGAGGGGGAAGCCAAAGAAAGGAGTAAGATTATATGGAAATGAGGAGAAATTGAGGTCCAGAGTGATAGTGTCCCTGAGGATTAGGTTAAGTGAAACCAGAAGAGGAACCCAGGATGGGCAGAAATGGGGGTAATGAGAAATGGGAACACAGTGGGGTCAGGCTAGATGTCTTGTGGAATGAATTGAGGCTGGTATATACCCAGGGCCACTCCCTAGATCCTTAGGCCTTTATAGAAACCTTTGCCCCACCACACCCCATCCCTGACAGCCTTTCTCTGCCAGGACAAGTTTGTCGTCTGCTCTGAGCTATCAAGCCCCTCAGAAGTCCTAGGACCCAGCTGGGTCCCATCCCTTTGGAGTAGCTGCTTCAGACTAGGTAGGTGTGAGGCCCTGGACCTCAAATCCCTGGATATTGGGAGTGGGCAGAGGTGTAGCTGAAAGATACGTTGTTGCATGTCCTGTCTCCTAATACACAGAACCCATAATGCATTTTTCCCAGCCTAGGAAGCACCTATTCTTGTGGGTAAAGGAGCCATGGAAGATAGAGCTGGTCAGCAAGAGCAGGAGAGACACAGCCTTCGTCTGGAAAAACTACAACACTGGGCAAGACACAGGCAGAGTGGGCACCTCTTGGTGCTGGCGGTGAGGCCAGGCTACCCCATCCCAGGTCTCAGCATGCCCACTTGTACCCAATTCAGTTCcgtccatttatccatccatgtTGAgtgagcacctaccatgtgccagaaaATGTGCTAGGTTCTGAatgggaggagggtggagaaaacatagaaataaacaaGGCAAGACCCTTAATCTCCAAGTAGCTTCCATCTTGTGGGGAAAACATACAGGTAAGTAACTAAACTACAATATGAGGCAGAAAAAATTGAATGatacttaatttttaatgatcacttcCTTCATTGCTCTGGGTTGACTGCTTTACTCCACCCTGCGTAAAATCCTATTTGTTGATCTCTAAAGAGGAGTTTTGAGAAGGGAAGGGAATCCCTGACAGTTCCTCCTCAAGTACCTTCCCCTGACCCCCAGGTGAGCCAGCTATGGTTGGCAGTGGTTGTGGTGCCCTTTGCCCTCTCAGTCGCCTGCCTGAACTCTGATTGTCACACGGCTGCAGCGCTACCTCTTGGGCCTGGAGTCTCAGTAAGAACCACCACaagggagggtggaaggaaagTCCCAGGGCCCCTTCCTAACAGAACCAGAGCCCAACACTTGCCCTTCTCACCATTCAGGGTCTCCTCACTGGGATTGTCACCCTTGAGCTTCGCAGAGCACCCCGCCTCTGGAAGGTGAGAGGGAAGAGAATACGGTACTGTGCTCCCACTCCCTAAAACAGACACCTACAGCCCTCAGCCTAGGAAGTAAGTGGCTAAGTGTTGACTTGGCCTCTCAACTGTCACCATTGACTGGCCTCAATGACTAAGGAGGGAAAGCAAAAAAGTTAGAGGGCTTTTGGATCTGTTTGGAGGCTTAGAAGCAAGAGGTGAGTTTTGTCTTCAGCTAGGCTGCAAGTGGGGATTGAGGTTGGAATGAGTCCCTGAGGCTGGGCAGGACTGAGCTGGCTCACTGGCAGGTGCAGGCCATGATGATATTCAACACCTTCAACTTGATCTTGGGTTTCATCGTGGTGGTAGTCGAGGTGATGAAGACAGCCTTGGGGCCTGCCCCAACCGCCCCCTCCAAGGTACTGGCAAATGAAGGGGAGGTTCGAAGATGAGGAGACAAGAGGTGGAGAGCGAAAAGGGCAGGGGCAAACAAGTGCGGGATCCCTGCATTCTCAGCCCTGTCTACCTGCAGCAGGCTGGTTTGCTGGTGCTGGAGCTCAGTACTGAGGCCTTCACCCTAGGGGGAGTGCTGGTCTCAGTGCACGCCCTATTCTTGCTGAGCCAGAGGAAACCGGGATGCTGCAGGAGCCAGAGTCTACACTATCAGGAGCTGCAGGAGGTATGGGGGCAGGGAGGAAAGAATGAATAGCTAGCTGCCAACTAATTTTTCCACTGGCTATCCTGGTCAGTGGCACTTAAGGGAAAACGATGGGGCAGGAGGTCCTAGAAAAGAAGAGGTCCTAGAATGAAACTGATTGGCTTTCGCTAGCTTTGGACATTTCTCCCCTAATGGTGGGTAAGAGGGAATTGGGAATCCAAATGATTGAAGTTAAAAGAGTGGGAAAGCATTAGGAAGCTGCCTAAATATTGAAAGGACTATGGGAAACAGGATAAAAAATTGGGCGGGAGAAAGCAGTTTCTTCTGTCTGGAGTTTCTTCTTTCTCACCTCTACAATTTGCTCACACCGGTCTCTGGTTTTCAGGGCTTCTCTGAGTTGGAAGAGGTTCCTGGTTTGGAGAATGGTCCCACGGTGGCCAACACAGGAGCAAATGAGAGGGCGGGACAGCAGGAGCAGACACCTGTTGCTCTCCTTCCACCCTGAGAGAATGCTCTCCAGACATTCCTGCATCCCACCCCACCAAACTCAGAAGTTAGCTGGGATCCCTTGAATCCAATATGAAGTCCGGGAGTGCCTTCAGTTTTCACTCAGAGCAGGCCCCTTTTTCGTTCCTTCCCTGTTAGGGGAAGATATACCTGGACGTTCGAATATATCCTCACCTCACCACCCTGAAAAGCTGTTTTCTCCCTTCCATCCATATCCTCCCTCCCCGTCACCTCCCTACGGAGCTTCACATCTGCCTCAACTCACTCTTCTCTTCGGTCCACCTTTTATAATCCCATCCACTCCAAACCCCGGACCCTGCACCAACGCCAACTCCTTGAATCCAATTCAGGAGTGTTCCAGTTCCCCTTTCGATCCAACTCCTTTCTACTGCTGCGGAGACTACAAGTCCCAGGATGCCCTGCTGTCCCGTGACCGGCTAGGAAATAAAAAGCCTTCCCTTCGCGGTGGGGGCGCTGTGGATGTGCTGAGTGACGCGAGGCGGGGAAGTCTGGGCCTAGCCTAGCGCTTTCTCGGACGCGACCACTGGCCTCGCGTTCGGGGAGGAGCCGGGCGGGCGGTCCTGCACTGGCGTGCCGCTCCCCCAGCCGCGGCAACTGACAGCTGGCTCTGTGTCGCCAGTCCTGCGCAGGCAGCTTCACAGACTGGCGAGGGCTCGGAGTTGGCGCTTGGCAGAGCTGAGGCTTCCCAGATGCTGTCGCCGCACCCCCTCGCAGGAGGGCGCAGGTCCGAAGTCCTGAGACTTGGAGCGCGCGCGAGAAAGGGGTTGGAGATGATGAGTCAGAAACGCAGGGCGTTTCTCGTCCCTTCCCCTGGGGCCTGGGCGCCGAAGGAGTAACAGGCTCGCTGGGCAGGCGGATAGATAGGGTAGGCAGAAGGAGGGACGACGCTGCGACCCGCATCTGTCCCTACCGCTTTCCCGCCTGTTGCGAGCACGCCGGTGTAACGAGCCCGCGCAGTCGCCACCCTTTTTCTCCAGCGGGGGAGCGGGACTGCGCAGGCTCGGCGTCTGGTCTGGCCTGCCGACCTTTGATCCCGGCTGCTATCGGGTTGCTGAACTTCTGGCTGCGTTCAACCCCCACCGTTTGTGACCTTTGCAAGTGTGCAAAGATAACAGGCTCGCGTGGGCTTGGGAAAAGCCCAGGAGAACTGGGAGtcccagtagcagcagcagctgggCAGCTTACTAGCCGCTAGAAACTAGAAATTGATCAGAACTGGAGTACCAAGAGAACTCACCCCAAATTCACATAGTGCCCGGGATGGCTGTTCGCCTCATTCTCATTTTTGTTCCCACTTGAGAAGGCTTCTTTCCCTAGAGAATGttgcttctcctggcccagaCAGGCCCAGGCACCAGTGAGTACAGAGCGCAGCCTGGCTGTCTTGCCTTGGCATTGCAGTGGCGCCTGCTGCAGCTCCTCTGTGACAGCTTGGAAGAGTGGTAATAATCTTCCTATGACAAGGTTAAGTGTGAGTACTAGTGGGTGGGGACAGTTCTGGGATCAGAATCTGGAATGGAGAAAAGATCTAGGCCTTCTGCATTTCTACCTCTCCCCCAGTCTAATTGCCAGTGTAATGGAGAGCTCATGTGTGCAGGGCtgagaaaagaataattttttttttttgagttggagttttgctgttgttacccagactggagtgcaatggcacgatctcagttcaccgcaacctccaccttctaggttcaagcaattctcctgcctcagcctccccagtagctgggattacaggcgcgcaccaccatgcccagctaatttttgtatttttagtagagacgggggtttcaccttgttgaccaggatggtctcgatctcttgacctcgtgatccacccgcctcagcctcccaaagtgctaggattataggcgtgagccaccgcgcccagctaagaataatttttttgaaagtcaGAAGGTggtagatgaggaagctgagggaagaaaattaacaatttgctctgttttccaggtttTAGTGATGTGATCAGATTAGATATTGCATTCTAGTTCCTAGACAAGCTTGATGGCTATGGAAATTAACCTGCATCAGTCAGCTTAGGCTAGGCTGTGGTAAATGCCAAAACCACAGTGGCTTAAAACCACACAGGTTTATTTCTCATGCCAGTGTCCGAAGTAGGCTGGCAAGGGGTTCTGCTCATTGCAAGTGTTTTAGGTACCCAAGTTCATGGAGCGCCACCATTTTGAGATCCTGCCCTGTTACTAGGAGGGTTAAGGTTATGCCTGGTCAGAATGTGAAGTAAGCATGAAGGACTCTTCTTAGACTCTTAAATGCTACCCTGAAGGGATACATTCATGTCACTTCCACTCATTCAGTGGCCAAACCAAGTCATATAGCCACACCCAACTTAAGGAAAGCCAGAAAGGCAATGCCTGCAAGGAGAGGGGAAGCAGAATTACTCATTAAAAGAAACagttagctgggtttggtggttcatgcctataatctcagcactttgggaggccgaggtgggtggatcacctgaggtcaggagttcgagaccagcctgggcaacatggtggccgtctctactaaaaaaaaaattaggagagcatggtggcaggtgcctgtaatcccagctacttgggaacgtgagacaggagaattgcttgaacctgtccgccgtgaggcggaggttacagtgagccaagatcacaccgctgaactccagcctgggagacaaagcaagtctccaggggggaaaaaaaagagaaagaaacagagttaATCATTTGTGATGATTTTTGAACAGCTTAGCAGTTGAAATTTATCTGTTCCAGCAG
Above is a window of Callithrix jacchus isolate 240 chromosome 8, calJac240_pri, whole genome shotgun sequence DNA encoding:
- the TMEM253 gene encoding transmembrane protein 253 isoform X6, with the protein product MEDRAGQQEQERHSLRLEKLQHWARHRQSGHLLVLAVSQLWLAVVVVPFALSVACLNSDCHTAAALPLGPGVSGLLTGIVTLELRRAPRLWKAGLLVLELSTEAFTLGGVLVSVHALFLLSQRKPGCCRSQSLHYQELQEGFSELEEVPGLENGPTVANTGANERAGQQEQTPVALLPP
- the TMEM253 gene encoding transmembrane protein 253 isoform X5, whose product is MEDRAGQQEQERHSLRLEKLQHWARHRQSGHLLVLAVSQLWLAVVVVPFALSVACLNSDCHTAAALPLGPGVSGLLTGIVTLELRRAPRLWKQAGLLVLELSTEAFTLGGVLVSVHALFLLSQRKPGCCRSQSLHYQELQEGFSELEEVPGLENGPTVANTGANERAGQQEQTPVALLPP
- the TMEM253 gene encoding transmembrane protein 253 isoform X1, with product MEDRAGQQEQERHSLRLEKLQHWARHRQSGHLLVLAVSQLWLAVVVVPFALSVACLNSDCHTAAALPLGPGVSGLLTGIVTLELRRAPRLWKVQAMMIFNTFNLILGFIVVVVEVMKTALGPAPTAPSKQAGLLVLELSTEAFTLGGVLVSVHALFLLSQRKPGCCRSQSLHYQELQEGFSELEEVPGLENGPTVANTGANERAGQQEQTPVALLPP
- the TMEM253 gene encoding transmembrane protein 253 isoform X2; protein product: MEDRAGQQEQERHSLRLEKLQHWARHRQSGHLLVLAVSQLWLAVVVVPFALSVACLNSDCHTAAALPLGPGVSGLLTGIVTLELRRAPRLWKVQAMMIFNTFNLILGFIVVVVEVMKTALGPAPTAPSKAGLLVLELSTEAFTLGGVLVSVHALFLLSQRKPGCCRSQSLHYQELQEGFSELEEVPGLENGPTVANTGANERAGQQEQTPVALLPP
- the TMEM253 gene encoding transmembrane protein 253 isoform X4, which codes for MEDRAGQQEQERHSLRLEKLQHWARHRQSGHLLVLAVSQLWLAVVVVPFALSVACLNSDCHTAAALPLGPGVSGLLTGIVTLELRRAPRLWKAMMIFNTFNLILGFIVVVVEVMKTALGPAPTAPSKAGLLVLELSTEAFTLGGVLVSVHALFLLSQRKPGCCRSQSLHYQELQEGFSELEEVPGLENGPTVANTGANERAGQQEQTPVALLPP
- the TMEM253 gene encoding transmembrane protein 253 isoform X3, with the translated sequence MEDRAGQQEQERHSLRLEKLQHWARHRQSGHLLVLAVSQLWLAVVVVPFALSVACLNSDCHTAAALPLGPGVSGLLTGIVTLELRRAPRLWKAMMIFNTFNLILGFIVVVVEVMKTALGPAPTAPSKQAGLLVLELSTEAFTLGGVLVSVHALFLLSQRKPGCCRSQSLHYQELQEGFSELEEVPGLENGPTVANTGANERAGQQEQTPVALLPP